Proteins encoded within one genomic window of uncultured Sphingopyxis sp.:
- a CDS encoding TonB-dependent receptor has product MRRDYGIAAAAGMVLAQASPACARDLISVDVRADTLQTALRILGAQTRSSIALADPAMANLETRKVRGRMSAEQALRRMVRDLAVDVVVLGPSSFRLIPAHRRRAHRKAVRPALAAPTIPPPPDVEIIVTASKRRTSQSHYQGSLQTIEASSLAHAEYRGTEAIERTGTSLSSTHLGPGRDKLFLRGVGDSSFNGNTQAIVGQYLGEARLNYSGPDPDLRLYDIARAEILLGPQGTLYGAGSLGGIIRIEPNRPDPDLMQLQGTLATSTFSGGTRGSEAAAMMNVPLGWNSGAVRLVGYHVREGGYIDDLSRGVMNSNMLEITGGRATVSIAPDGAWRAEILSVWQDIDGRDAGYVDRRLGRLARASVIAQPYSNRFRLVSATLRGEQEGLDIAANLSRSHTRLHDIFDASEPLPDTLALMRHETSSVSSAEVRIGRSGPAGSGWLIGGSVVDSRSRFSSALYYRVAPPLGTNTAASIREYILFGEASEAIGPLALSIGARAARWRGRALHVSDTNSPEGPFSWNDEGWNILPGVSALLTLPGDVQFLVRYAASYRPPTAAASPAGFIALSGDRYTAWEAAVRRPADDDRSLTGSLSISVGRWRDVQADVIDHAGYLTAANIGDAKTLTVEALALWRLSECLTLNGSITLNRAIVTATKPSNIIVTEGRLPNIPDMNARVAVQYASPANVKNPYRFSAALRRTGRSRLGIGPELGRWQGGFSDVDLDAHLTLGRAELHVGVANIFDTAGNRFALGSLAQPGASDLFVPQTPRRFSLGIRISAP; this is encoded by the coding sequence ATGAGGCGCGATTACGGAATTGCCGCTGCCGCCGGCATGGTCCTCGCGCAGGCGAGCCCGGCGTGCGCCCGCGACCTGATATCGGTCGACGTTCGGGCGGACACACTGCAAACCGCGCTGCGGATACTCGGCGCGCAAACCCGATCGAGCATCGCGCTGGCCGATCCCGCGATGGCAAATCTGGAAACTCGAAAGGTTCGGGGCCGTATGTCGGCCGAACAGGCGCTGCGGCGAATGGTGCGCGACCTGGCAGTCGATGTGGTGGTGCTTGGACCTTCCAGTTTTCGCCTGATCCCCGCGCACCGCCGTAGGGCGCACCGAAAAGCCGTTCGACCTGCCCTTGCCGCGCCGACAATCCCGCCGCCGCCCGACGTCGAGATCATCGTTACCGCCAGCAAGCGACGAACAAGCCAGTCGCATTATCAGGGCAGCCTCCAGACCATCGAGGCGAGCAGCTTGGCCCATGCAGAATATCGCGGCACCGAAGCGATCGAACGCACCGGAACGTCGCTCAGTTCGACCCACCTCGGCCCGGGGCGCGACAAGCTGTTCTTGCGCGGGGTCGGCGATTCCAGCTTTAACGGAAATACACAGGCCATCGTCGGACAATATCTCGGCGAAGCACGCCTTAATTATTCAGGCCCGGACCCGGATCTGCGCCTTTACGATATCGCTCGCGCCGAGATCCTGCTCGGACCGCAGGGAACGCTCTACGGCGCGGGCTCGCTTGGAGGGATCATCCGGATCGAACCCAATCGGCCCGATCCCGACCTGATGCAGTTGCAGGGCACTCTGGCGACCTCGACCTTCAGTGGCGGGACGCGAGGTAGCGAAGCTGCAGCGATGATGAATGTGCCGCTCGGCTGGAACAGCGGCGCGGTGCGCCTCGTCGGTTACCATGTGCGCGAAGGCGGCTATATCGACGACTTGTCACGCGGCGTCATGAACAGCAACATGCTCGAAATCACCGGAGGGCGGGCCACCGTAAGCATCGCGCCGGACGGTGCATGGCGCGCCGAAATCCTGAGCGTATGGCAGGATATCGATGGACGGGATGCCGGATATGTCGACCGCCGCCTCGGTCGCCTGGCGCGGGCGTCCGTCATAGCCCAACCCTACTCCAACCGATTCCGGTTGGTGTCGGCTACGCTCCGCGGCGAGCAGGAGGGGCTCGATATCGCGGCGAACCTGTCGCGTTCACACACGCGCCTGCACGACATTTTCGACGCAAGCGAACCGCTGCCGGACACGCTGGCCCTGATGAGGCACGAAACTTCGAGTGTGAGTTCCGCCGAGGTGCGGATCGGCCGCTCGGGACCGGCGGGAAGCGGTTGGCTCATCGGCGGTTCGGTCGTCGACAGCAGAAGCCGATTTTCCTCCGCGCTGTACTATCGGGTTGCGCCGCCGCTTGGGACGAACACCGCCGCCTCGATACGCGAATATATCCTGTTCGGCGAAGCGTCTGAAGCGATAGGTCCCCTCGCCCTGTCGATCGGCGCGCGTGCTGCGCGGTGGCGTGGTCGCGCCCTGCATGTGTCGGACACGAATTCTCCCGAGGGGCCCTTTAGTTGGAACGATGAGGGTTGGAACATCCTTCCCGGCGTATCGGCGTTGCTTACCCTGCCCGGCGACGTCCAATTCCTCGTTCGCTATGCAGCAAGCTATCGCCCTCCGACCGCGGCGGCGTCGCCTGCCGGCTTCATCGCCCTGTCCGGCGATCGCTACACCGCGTGGGAGGCGGCCGTACGCCGTCCCGCAGATGACGACCGGTCGCTGACAGGCAGTTTGAGCATCTCGGTGGGTCGCTGGCGCGACGTGCAGGCAGATGTCATCGATCATGCCGGCTATCTCACGGCGGCGAATATAGGCGATGCGAAGACGCTCACAGTCGAGGCGCTGGCGCTATGGCGTTTGTCGGAATGCCTGACGCTGAACGGCAGCATCACACTGAACCGGGCGATAGTTACGGCCACAAAGCCGAGCAATATCATTGTCACCGAGGGACGCCTGCCCAACATCCCCGATATGAACGCCCGGGTGGCGGTTCAATATGCCAGTCCGGCCAACGTGAAAAATCCTTACCGATTTTCCGCGGCGCTGCGTCGCACGGGCCGATCGCGGCTTGGCATCGGGCCTGAACTTGGGCGGTGGCAAGGCGGTTTTTCCGATGTTGACCTCGACGCCCACTTGACCCTCGGCAGAGCCGAACTCCATGTCGGCGTCGCCAATATTTTCGATACCGCAGGCAATCGTTTCGCACTCGGATCGCTAGCGCAACCGGGAGCATCAGACCTCTTCGTTCCGCAAACGCCCCGTCGCTTCAGTCTCGGTATCAGAATTTCAGCTCCTTAG
- a CDS encoding FecR domain-containing protein: MAEYGPDPRHTAIDWLTRQRDPLFDDWDEFIEWLEADPSHAALYQQLMELDAAVADDLAVDPPQFVSDANPAEGPPERRRRTGVFAAGAAALLALVAFVMLHPRGAYEVATHEGQRKHISLADGSRIVLNSDTRMRLDPDLPRSAELVTGEALFDIIHDERTRFKVTFDGGTVHNLGTRFIVGRKGRRTEVAVAEGAVAFQSGKSQAELRPGERIVVTGGRIVRDSIAKEAIGRWATPRLDYENERLQNVAADLSRELGAPVSVSPAAADIRVSATIQLDLDVESSVAQLGPLLGIEVRRDRDGWTLLPGR, translated from the coding sequence ATGGCTGAATATGGGCCCGATCCGCGGCATACCGCAATCGACTGGCTTACCCGCCAGCGCGATCCCCTGTTCGACGATTGGGACGAGTTCATCGAATGGCTCGAGGCTGACCCGTCGCACGCGGCCCTGTATCAACAGCTTATGGAGCTCGACGCTGCGGTTGCCGATGACCTGGCCGTCGATCCCCCGCAATTCGTCTCCGACGCCAACCCGGCCGAAGGCCCGCCCGAGCGACGGCGGCGAACCGGTGTGTTTGCGGCAGGAGCGGCGGCACTATTGGCACTTGTCGCCTTCGTCATGCTACACCCCCGCGGCGCTTATGAAGTCGCGACCCACGAAGGTCAGCGCAAGCACATTTCGCTAGCAGACGGGAGCCGGATCGTCCTCAACAGCGATACCCGGATGCGGCTGGACCCCGACCTGCCGCGTTCGGCAGAGCTCGTCACCGGTGAAGCGCTTTTCGACATCATTCACGACGAGCGCACACGGTTCAAGGTCACCTTCGATGGTGGCACGGTCCATAATTTGGGAACGCGTTTCATCGTCGGCCGGAAAGGCCGCCGGACAGAAGTCGCCGTCGCCGAGGGAGCCGTCGCTTTCCAGAGCGGGAAGAGCCAGGCGGAACTGCGACCCGGGGAGCGAATTGTCGTAACCGGCGGCCGCATAGTCCGGGATTCGATCGCGAAAGAGGCGATCGGCCGATGGGCAACGCCCAGGCTCGATTACGAGAATGAGCGCCTCCAAAACGTCGCGGCCGACCTATCGCGTGAACTTGGCGCCCCTGTTTCGGTTTCACCGGCAGCAGCGGATATACGAGTCAGCGCGACGATCCAGCTCGATCTCGACGTCGAAAGCAGCGTGGCGCAATTGGGACCACTGCTCGGAATCGAGGTGCGCCGCGACCGCGATGGATGGACGCTGTTGCCGGGAAGATGA
- a CDS encoding RNA polymerase sigma factor — protein MTEHASTEAVAAPATGLEAVYLAHRDRLLRFLRARGAGAGAEDLVQELWLRIASKPTGPVFDPLSYLYRAANNLMLNDHRADARNAAREEAWGEAHLVGAASAAEAALTAKEEVARARRHLAACSTRVQEIFFLFRIDGLSQRAIAERYHLSLSAVEKDIQRAYRAIASLKDEDDG, from the coding sequence ATGACCGAGCATGCCTCGACAGAAGCCGTTGCCGCACCCGCCACTGGTCTGGAAGCCGTCTATCTCGCGCACCGGGATCGGCTTCTGCGTTTCCTGCGCGCCCGTGGCGCCGGGGCTGGAGCCGAGGATCTCGTGCAGGAACTATGGCTTCGGATCGCATCGAAGCCGACCGGACCGGTCTTCGACCCCCTGAGCTACCTCTACCGGGCAGCAAACAACCTGATGCTCAACGACCACCGGGCCGACGCCCGAAATGCGGCACGTGAAGAAGCTTGGGGAGAGGCACATTTGGTCGGCGCGGCGAGCGCCGCTGAGGCGGCTCTCACTGCTAAGGAGGAAGTCGCCCGCGCGCGGCGCCACCTTGCGGCGTGCAGCACCCGCGTACAGGAGATATTCTTTCTTTTTCGCATCGACGGGTTGAGCCAGCGTGCCATAGCGGAACGCTATCACCTCAGCCTGAGCGCGGTGGAAAAGGACATTCAGCGGGCCTACCGAGCGATTGCGTCGTTGAAGGATGAAGACGATGGCTGA
- a CDS encoding autotransporter outer membrane beta-barrel domain-containing protein translates to MISSRTRRILATTSIGAIATLLWANSAAAQQQNACGPLIDGQVFCPSDGATYPEGIRYDAAGNITLNLGEGLSLAPVVGEAGIIAISGFGTGGAVAINGSGTSINARDATGAAVEADGDIVIDLASVSTEVVTPGEVAAGITAATPFGSTRINVGSVRTVGDYSNGIVVEQGGLGNVSINAGSISTNGFASDGIKVVSGGDTIIAVDKIEGHGDYIWGANITNGIEYEGQLIYGVTSVSVGQINLSGNYNSGIVLNSQGVGIIDIGDLNVEGTGSSGVNASAAETAYVSVGTATFRGEGSGGIVAASNNGNAFVKVGSLTAENGAGIVAVSGSGDAIAEADSIHIKGDFARGAEAASTAGNANVRVAEISTDGQVAHAIAVSAMKGEANIIAGEVTTAGDTSYGIMATGKENDIRVLGALTTKGDWSAGILSSTTGGENFVLTSGKVTTQGANSDAFWITSRYAASVIRATGDVATSGDRAIGIRAIGEDGEVSIDAQNIVTEGAGSHGIQARTRFVSFYSGPSPDNPVSLGGDIDIRAANVAVSGEGAMGISARGLGNAAILAGNVSAVSGSAIETDMIEDVALDLRGNIRSQDASAVVARGQNVSIEIGASAHVFGGQNGLVIDAVGSRCALPDLGDGSPNPCPNPGDETAGGGIGNAAFVAAPANFPAFAGDARVINRGTIEAVDGFAVRVENGTIAFENRGTITGGVRFAGGDDLFDNSGSLVLTKNSDFGDGTDILRNSGVVRAGGDLRLDGLERFENSGAIDLGNEKTGDVLTIAGDYVGRGDAVVRLDIDGAGRASDRLVIEGSASGSTAIALSTDPTEAKITGAKGVLLVEVEGQSTADAFTLAEATRDIGLVRYALTYDAANGSYSLVGRAGAGAFRQLGALQAADHMWDASADVWRTQGLSRRDALMGDLGAVSRLWGSLQGGRATRDWSTADGDDEIDLDYRQRHRGGQIGYDLFGSGGETGALRFGLTGGYATSKLRYRGGGERIELSTANVGIYANYVGERLFANLLVKYDHHDVELETSAFASTQDIGGSTWGVDGEVGMRFGSTGMFVEPTVGLSWSASDIDSLGTANQRLEFEQSKQVKARIGARFGGTSQFANGNALTLYASGNAVRIFGDDYGLTVTAGESQRIEGDRLGTFGEGRAGVSYRTAAGFEAFAEGQGELGSGYDGLTGRIGFRIGF, encoded by the coding sequence ATGATTTCCAGCCGCACACGCCGCATTCTTGCGACGACCAGCATCGGGGCAATTGCTACGCTGCTGTGGGCGAATTCGGCCGCGGCCCAACAGCAAAACGCCTGCGGACCGCTGATCGATGGGCAAGTCTTCTGCCCGTCGGACGGCGCTACCTACCCCGAGGGCATTCGATATGACGCAGCGGGCAATATCACGCTGAATCTCGGGGAGGGCCTGTCGCTGGCTCCCGTAGTCGGCGAAGCCGGAATCATCGCCATTTCCGGGTTCGGGACGGGTGGCGCAGTCGCCATCAACGGCTCCGGGACGTCGATCAACGCACGCGACGCGACCGGAGCCGCCGTCGAAGCCGACGGCGACATCGTGATCGACCTCGCGAGCGTCTCGACCGAAGTTGTCACTCCAGGCGAAGTGGCTGCCGGAATTACCGCCGCAACCCCTTTCGGATCGACCCGGATCAACGTCGGGTCGGTACGTACGGTTGGCGATTATTCGAACGGTATCGTCGTCGAACAGGGCGGTCTCGGCAACGTATCCATCAATGCCGGAAGTATCTCAACCAACGGCTTTGCATCGGACGGGATCAAAGTCGTTTCGGGCGGCGATACGATCATCGCGGTCGATAAGATCGAGGGCCACGGCGACTATATCTGGGGCGCCAACATCACGAACGGCATCGAATATGAGGGGCAATTGATCTATGGCGTGACGTCGGTTTCCGTCGGCCAGATCAATCTGTCGGGCAATTACAATAGCGGCATTGTCCTGAACAGTCAGGGCGTCGGAATAATCGACATAGGCGATCTCAACGTCGAAGGGACCGGGAGCAGCGGCGTCAATGCCTCGGCTGCCGAAACCGCCTATGTTTCGGTGGGAACCGCGACGTTCAGGGGCGAAGGCAGCGGCGGTATCGTCGCGGCGTCGAATAACGGCAACGCTTTCGTAAAGGTCGGATCGCTCACCGCCGAAAATGGCGCGGGTATCGTTGCCGTTTCCGGATCCGGCGACGCGATTGCCGAGGCGGACTCGATTCACATCAAAGGCGATTTCGCGCGCGGCGCCGAGGCGGCATCTACCGCGGGCAATGCCAATGTTCGCGTCGCTGAAATCTCCACCGATGGGCAAGTTGCGCACGCTATCGCGGTTTCGGCCATGAAAGGCGAAGCCAATATCATTGCCGGCGAGGTCACTACGGCCGGCGACACGTCGTACGGCATCATGGCGACGGGGAAAGAAAACGATATTCGTGTGCTCGGCGCCTTGACCACAAAGGGCGATTGGTCGGCAGGCATATTGAGTTCGACGACGGGCGGCGAGAATTTCGTTCTGACGAGCGGGAAGGTAACGACCCAAGGGGCCAATTCGGACGCTTTTTGGATCACCAGCCGCTACGCGGCCTCCGTAATCCGCGCGACCGGCGACGTCGCGACCTCCGGCGACAGGGCGATCGGGATCCGCGCAATCGGCGAGGATGGCGAGGTTTCGATCGACGCGCAGAATATCGTGACCGAGGGCGCAGGTTCGCACGGAATCCAGGCCCGCACCCGCTTCGTCTCCTTCTACTCGGGACCGTCTCCCGATAACCCCGTTTCCTTGGGGGGCGACATCGACATCCGGGCCGCCAATGTCGCCGTCAGCGGCGAAGGGGCGATGGGCATCAGCGCGCGGGGCCTCGGCAACGCCGCCATTCTCGCGGGCAATGTCAGCGCCGTGTCGGGATCGGCGATCGAGACCGACATGATCGAGGATGTCGCACTCGATCTGCGCGGCAACATTCGCTCGCAGGACGCCAGCGCGGTCGTGGCACGGGGCCAAAATGTCTCCATCGAAATCGGCGCGAGCGCGCATGTTTTCGGCGGCCAGAACGGTCTGGTTATCGATGCGGTCGGCTCGCGCTGCGCGCTGCCCGACTTGGGCGACGGATCGCCGAACCCCTGCCCCAATCCGGGAGACGAAACAGCGGGAGGAGGGATCGGCAATGCCGCCTTTGTAGCCGCCCCGGCGAATTTCCCGGCCTTCGCAGGCGACGCGCGCGTCATCAACCGCGGCACGATCGAGGCCGTCGACGGCTTTGCGGTTCGGGTCGAGAACGGAACGATCGCGTTCGAAAACCGAGGCACGATTACCGGCGGGGTCCGCTTCGCGGGCGGCGATGACCTTTTCGACAACAGCGGGTCGCTCGTCCTGACCAAAAATAGCGATTTCGGTGACGGCACCGACATCCTGCGCAACAGCGGCGTTGTTCGCGCGGGCGGCGACCTCCGCCTCGACGGCCTCGAACGGTTCGAGAACAGCGGCGCGATCGATCTTGGAAACGAGAAGACGGGCGACGTGCTGACCATCGCTGGCGACTATGTCGGTCGGGGCGACGCGGTCGTGCGCCTCGATATCGATGGCGCCGGCCGCGCGTCGGACCGCCTCGTGATCGAAGGGTCCGCCTCTGGTTCGACCGCCATCGCGCTGTCCACCGACCCGACCGAAGCCAAAATAACCGGAGCGAAAGGCGTGCTGCTGGTCGAGGTCGAAGGTCAATCGACCGCCGATGCCTTCACGCTCGCCGAGGCGACGCGCGATATCGGCCTCGTCCGTTATGCGCTGACCTATGATGCGGCGAACGGAAGCTACAGCCTAGTCGGCCGCGCAGGCGCCGGGGCATTCCGCCAGCTCGGCGCGCTGCAGGCCGCCGATCATATGTGGGACGCGAGCGCCGACGTGTGGCGCACCCAAGGCCTGTCGCGCCGCGACGCGCTGATGGGCGATCTCGGTGCGGTTTCGCGCCTGTGGGGCTCGCTGCAGGGTGGCCGCGCGACGCGCGACTGGTCCACCGCCGACGGCGACGATGAGATCGACCTCGACTATCGTCAGAGGCATCGGGGTGGCCAGATCGGCTATGACCTGTTCGGAAGCGGCGGCGAAACCGGCGCGCTGCGTTTCGGCCTGACCGGCGGTTACGCCACGTCGAAGCTGCGCTATCGTGGCGGCGGCGAGCGGATCGAGCTGTCGACCGCCAACGTCGGCATCTATGCAAATTATGTCGGCGAACGGCTCTTTGCGAACCTGCTCGTCAAATATGACCATCATGACGTCGAACTCGAGACCTCGGCTTTCGCATCGACGCAGGACATTGGCGGCTCGACCTGGGGCGTCGACGGTGAAGTCGGGATGCGTTTCGGCAGCACAGGCATGTTCGTCGAACCGACCGTCGGCCTGAGTTGGTCGGCGAGCGACATCGACAGCCTCGGCACCGCAAACCAGCGGCTTGAGTTTGAGCAGTCGAAGCAGGTCAAGGCGCGCATCGGTGCCCGGTTCGGCGGCACGAGCCAGTTCGCGAACGGCAACGCGTTGACCCTCTACGCCAGCGGTAATGCGGTTCGCATCTTCGGCGACGATTATGGCCTGACGGTGACCGCCGGCGAGAGCCAGCGGATCGAGGGTGACCGCCTCGGCACCTTCGGCGAAGGGCGCGCCGGTGTCTCCTATCGCACGGCGGCGGGCTTCGAGGCCTTTGCCGAAGGACAAGGCGAACTGGGAAGCGGTTACGACGGGCTGACCGGTCGCATCGGTTTCCGGATCGGCTTCTGA
- a CDS encoding alpha/beta hydrolase: MNFITAAEGVQIFYKDWGPRDAQPLVFHHGWPLTADEWDNQLLFFLSQGYRVIAHDRRGHGRSTQTDIGNDMDTYAADVAALVAALDLKGAVHIGHSTGGGEAAHYAARAKPGTVSKLVLVGAVPPVMVKKASNPGGLPIDVFDGFRKALAADRSQFYIDIASGPFYGFNRDSAKISKGLIQNWWRQGMVGSAKAHYDCIKAFSETDFTEDLKKIAVPTLVMHGTDDQVVPYADSAPLSAKLLTKGVLKTYEGYPHGMAAVHADVINKDMLAFIRG, encoded by the coding sequence ATGAATTTCATTACCGCAGCCGAAGGCGTGCAGATTTTCTACAAGGATTGGGGGCCGCGCGACGCGCAGCCGCTCGTCTTCCATCACGGCTGGCCGCTGACCGCCGACGAATGGGACAACCAGCTCCTCTTCTTCCTGTCGCAAGGCTACCGCGTGATCGCGCACGACCGGCGCGGCCATGGCCGCTCGACCCAGACCGATATCGGAAACGACATGGACACCTATGCCGCCGATGTCGCCGCGCTGGTTGCGGCGCTGGACCTCAAGGGCGCGGTGCATATCGGCCATTCGACCGGCGGCGGCGAAGCCGCACATTATGCCGCGCGCGCCAAGCCGGGCACGGTTTCGAAACTGGTCCTCGTCGGCGCCGTGCCGCCGGTGATGGTGAAGAAGGCGAGCAACCCGGGCGGACTGCCGATCGACGTCTTCGACGGGTTCCGCAAGGCGCTCGCCGCCGATCGCTCGCAATTCTATATCGATATCGCTTCGGGACCCTTCTACGGCTTCAACCGTGACAGCGCGAAGATCAGCAAGGGCCTGATCCAGAATTGGTGGCGTCAGGGCATGGTCGGCAGCGCCAAGGCGCATTACGACTGCATCAAGGCGTTTTCCGAAACCGACTTCACCGAAGATCTGAAAAAGATCGCGGTGCCGACGCTCGTCATGCACGGCACCGACGACCAGGTCGTTCCCTATGCGGACTCGGCGCCGCTGTCGGCGAAGCTGCTCACGAAGGGCGTGCTCAAGACCTACGAAGGCTATCCGCACGGCATGGCCGCTGTTCACGCGGATGTCATCAACAAGGATATGCTCGCCTTCATTCGCGGATAA
- a CDS encoding dienelactone hydrolase family protein, which yields MGQYVDIELDGGSIRAFVEHPPSGKGPVVVVLHEVFGLNADMRASCRELADQGFLAVVPELFWRQERGVDLSPRTPADVDKAIALYEIYDRDQGAEDIADVMEFAATIPGASGKVGLVGYCLGGLMAYLVSARHGADAAVAYYPGMAENYLSEADKIQSPLMIHLGGDDEYISQGAQRSVSAAVAANPAVLIHAYPGCGHAFARHSGERYDADAAALANARTWRFLKDKLLAQA from the coding sequence ATGGGACAATATGTCGATATCGAGCTCGATGGCGGATCAATCCGCGCTTTCGTCGAGCATCCGCCTTCCGGCAAGGGGCCGGTCGTCGTCGTCCTGCACGAGGTTTTCGGCCTGAACGCCGACATGCGCGCGAGCTGTCGAGAGTTGGCCGACCAGGGTTTTCTGGCTGTCGTTCCCGAACTTTTCTGGCGACAGGAGCGCGGCGTGGATCTGTCGCCGCGGACGCCGGCCGACGTCGACAAGGCGATCGCGCTATATGAAATCTACGATCGCGACCAAGGGGCCGAGGATATCGCGGATGTCATGGAATTCGCCGCGACGATTCCCGGCGCTTCGGGAAAGGTGGGGTTAGTCGGCTACTGTCTCGGCGGTTTGATGGCCTATCTCGTCAGCGCGCGCCACGGTGCGGATGCTGCCGTTGCCTATTATCCGGGGATGGCCGAGAATTATCTCTCGGAAGCGGACAAGATCCAAAGCCCCTTGATGATTCATCTCGGCGGCGATGACGAATATATTTCACAAGGGGCGCAAAGGTCGGTGAGCGCCGCCGTTGCTGCGAACCCTGCCGTGCTGATCCATGCTTATCCCGGATGCGGACATGCGTTCGCGCGGCATTCGGGCGAACGCTACGACGCTGATGCCGCGGCCCTCGCCAACGCCCGCACCTGGCGCTTCCTGAAAGACAAACTGCTCGCCCAGGCTTGA
- a CDS encoding catalase: MTDTDRRMTLANGAPVVDNLNIKTAGPRGPALLDDIWLIEKLAHFDREVIPERRMHAKGWGAYGSFTVTHDISRYTKAKIFSDIGKKTDLFMRFSTVAGERGAADAERDIRGFAVKFYTEEGNWDMVGNNTPVFFFRDPLRFPDLNHAIKRDPRTGLRSADSNWDFWTLLPEALHQVTIVMSDRGIPRSLRHMHGFGSHTYSMINAEGERVWVKFHFRTQQGIENLSDADAAALIAGDRESHGRDLLDAIDSGNFPKWTLFIQVMTEEQAHTHKHNPFDLTKVWPKGDYPLIEVGELELDRYPDNFFAEVEQAAFSPSNVVPGIGFSPDKMLQARLFSYPDAARYRLGVNHNHIPVNAPRCPYHSYHRDGAMRTDGNLGATPSYWPNSKGEWMGDDPALVEPPLVLEGAAAHWDHRVDEDHYEQPGDLFRLMSPEQQQLLFDNTARAMGDARVEVKRRHVANCTRADPAYGAGVAKALGV, from the coding sequence ATGACTGACACCGATCGCCGCATGACGCTCGCCAACGGTGCTCCCGTTGTGGACAATCTCAACATCAAGACCGCCGGACCGCGCGGTCCGGCGCTGCTTGATGATATTTGGCTCATTGAAAAGCTTGCGCATTTCGACCGTGAGGTGATCCCAGAACGGCGGATGCATGCCAAGGGCTGGGGCGCATACGGCAGCTTCACCGTCACCCACGATATCAGCCGCTACACGAAGGCGAAGATCTTTTCCGATATCGGGAAGAAGACCGACCTGTTCATGCGCTTTTCGACCGTCGCGGGCGAGCGCGGCGCCGCCGATGCCGAGCGCGACATCCGCGGTTTCGCAGTCAAATTCTATACCGAGGAGGGCAATTGGGACATGGTCGGCAACAATACGCCGGTCTTCTTTTTCCGCGACCCGCTGCGTTTTCCCGACCTCAACCATGCGATCAAGCGCGATCCGCGCACCGGTTTGCGCTCGGCCGACAGCAATTGGGACTTCTGGACCCTGCTTCCCGAAGCTTTGCACCAGGTCACCATCGTGATGTCCGATCGCGGCATCCCGAGGAGCCTGCGCCACATGCACGGCTTTGGCAGCCACACCTATTCGATGATCAATGCCGAGGGCGAGCGCGTGTGGGTCAAGTTTCACTTCCGCACCCAGCAGGGGATCGAGAATCTCAGCGACGCGGATGCCGCCGCGCTGATCGCCGGCGATCGCGAAAGCCACGGCCGCGACCTCCTCGACGCCATCGACAGCGGCAATTTCCCCAAATGGACGCTCTTCATCCAGGTGATGACCGAGGAGCAGGCGCACACGCACAAGCACAACCCGTTCGACCTGACCAAGGTCTGGCCCAAGGGCGACTATCCGCTGATCGAGGTCGGCGAGTTGGAGCTCGATCGCTATCCCGACAATTTCTTTGCCGAGGTCGAGCAGGCGGCCTTCTCGCCGTCGAACGTCGTGCCCGGGATCGGCTTCTCTCCGGACAAGATGCTGCAGGCGCGGCTCTTCTCCTATCCCGACGCGGCCCGTTACCGCCTCGGGGTCAATCACAACCATATCCCGGTCAACGCGCCGCGCTGCCCCTATCACAGCTATCACCGCGACGGTGCTATGCGCACCGACGGAAATCTGGGCGCGACGCCGAGCTATTGGCCGAACAGCAAGGGCGAATGGATGGGCGACGACCCCGCGCTCGTCGAACCGCCGCTGGTACTCGAAGGCGCCGCGGCCCATTGGGACCACCGTGTCGACGAGGATCATTATGAACAGCCGGGCGACCTGTTCCGGCTCATGTCACCCGAGCAGCAGCAACTGCTGTTCGACAACACGGCGCGCGCGATGGGCGACGCGCGGGTCGAGGTGAAGCGGCGCCATGTCGCAAACTGCACCCGCGCCGATCCGGCCTATGGGGCAGGGGTTGCGAAGGCATTGGGGGTTTAG